One region of Aminobacterium colombiense DSM 12261 genomic DNA includes:
- a CDS encoding ABC transporter permease encodes MFDFLRATIRMSTPLFLTALGGTWTRQTGVLNISQEGAMLISSFFAVLGNYFFQSWIAGVLSGMAAGLIFNMLFALLCVFLRANIWVVGMTLNILADSLSILLMKSVFHVKGGFRDPRMVRIPDISLPYIGNFSLLILLAAILFFIFWFVDFKTVFGMRLKAAGENEEALSAAGISPVSLRFKALAINGIMVGLAGAFLSTSYLVAFVSGMSAGRGWLAVAAVIFGDGNLLWSIVGVFLFGAAQAAGIELQSFGFSSHLALMLPYILVIIALVFKNWKGVKLAKKA; translated from the coding sequence ATGTTTGACTTTCTCAGAGCTACCATCAGGATGTCAACGCCGCTGTTCCTCACTGCCCTCGGCGGAACATGGACTCGGCAAACTGGGGTTTTGAACATAAGCCAGGAAGGGGCTATGCTCATCTCGTCTTTTTTTGCCGTCCTTGGCAATTACTTCTTTCAAAGCTGGATTGCCGGCGTTCTCTCAGGTATGGCGGCGGGACTTATTTTTAATATGCTTTTTGCCTTGCTTTGTGTTTTTCTCAGGGCTAATATATGGGTAGTTGGTATGACCCTCAACATACTGGCAGACAGCCTTTCAATTCTTCTCATGAAGAGCGTCTTTCACGTAAAAGGCGGCTTTCGGGATCCGCGGATGGTACGTATTCCTGACATTTCGTTGCCCTACATAGGAAATTTTTCCCTCCTTATCCTCCTGGCAGCTATTCTCTTTTTTATATTCTGGTTCGTTGATTTTAAAACAGTCTTCGGGATGCGTCTTAAAGCGGCAGGAGAAAATGAAGAAGCCCTTTCAGCTGCGGGGATTTCTCCCGTCAGCCTTCGTTTTAAGGCTTTGGCCATTAATGGAATCATGGTGGGATTGGCTGGCGCATTTCTTTCTACATCCTATTTGGTTGCCTTTGTAAGCGGTATGAGCGCTGGACGGGGATGGCTCGCTGTAGCGGCTGTAATCTTTGGTGACGGCAATCTTCTCTGGTCCATTGTAGGGGTTTTTCTCTTCGGGGCTGCTCAAGCCGCGGGAATAGAGCTTCAATCCTTTGGATTCTCAAGCCATCTCGCCCTTATGCTTCCTTATATTCTGGTTATTATAGCCCTTGTCTTCAAGAACTGGAAAGGGGTGAAACTGGCTAAAAAAGCCTGA
- a CDS encoding BMP family lipoprotein: MHKKTWCLLLAGLLLFGIASGGALAADKIKVALVIANKLGDASFYDSANAGLERAKKELDIVGKVVECNFDPANYVPYLATAAKNFDLVLVVGFEFIDAIEQVAPEFPNTDFAYFDVSGKTVHVTYVDFKENEGSFLAGALAAMMTTRENDPLVNKEAIIGAVGGEDIPVIHNFFVGYEQGAKYINPDCEVLTGFVGSWSDPAKGKEMALNQYHNGADVIFQVAGGTGEGVIAAAKEANFYAIGVDSPQEYLAPEVVLTSMLKRLDNAAYDLIKAKKEENYPRGQVVSCDLKNNGVGLSWSDSALKLVPEDVRHRLEELTQEVVEGKIVVEEYK; this comes from the coding sequence ATGCATAAAAAAACATGGTGTCTTTTATTAGCTGGCCTACTGCTTTTCGGGATAGCATCCGGAGGAGCCCTCGCTGCCGACAAAATCAAAGTCGCCCTTGTCATCGCAAACAAATTAGGCGACGCGTCATTTTATGACTCTGCCAATGCGGGACTAGAGCGGGCCAAAAAAGAGCTGGACATCGTAGGGAAAGTGGTGGAATGTAATTTTGACCCCGCTAACTATGTTCCATATCTGGCAACTGCCGCCAAAAACTTTGACCTTGTGCTTGTTGTCGGCTTTGAATTTATTGATGCCATCGAACAGGTAGCCCCGGAATTTCCCAACACAGATTTCGCCTATTTCGACGTTTCTGGCAAAACAGTCCATGTCACTTACGTAGACTTTAAAGAAAATGAGGGAAGTTTCCTGGCAGGAGCTCTGGCGGCAATGATGACCACCCGTGAAAACGATCCTCTCGTTAATAAGGAAGCCATTATCGGCGCAGTGGGGGGAGAAGACATTCCCGTCATTCACAACTTCTTTGTGGGATATGAACAGGGCGCAAAATATATCAATCCCGACTGCGAGGTCCTTACGGGCTTTGTGGGGAGCTGGTCTGACCCCGCGAAGGGAAAAGAAATGGCGTTGAACCAGTACCATAATGGCGCAGATGTGATCTTCCAGGTGGCAGGGGGAACAGGGGAAGGAGTTATCGCCGCGGCTAAAGAAGCTAATTTCTATGCCATAGGTGTTGATTCTCCTCAGGAATACCTTGCGCCGGAAGTGGTTCTCACCTCCATGTTAAAGAGACTGGATAACGCGGCTTACGACCTCATAAAGGCTAAAAAAGAGGAAAACTATCCCAGAGGGCAGGTTGTCTCTTGCGATCTCAAAAACAACGGCGTGGGGCTCTCCTGGTCTGATAGTGCTCTGAAGCTCGTTCCCGAAGATGTGCGGCATCGGTTGGAAGAACTTACTCAAGAGGTTGTTGAAGGCAAAATAGTTGTGGAAGAGTATAAATAA
- a CDS encoding bifunctional metallophosphatase/5'-nucleotidase, protein MRKKIVRGLIACCLLLILSAGALAVDGSITLMTLNDIHSHIYPYTISKEVKGEKVKVEVGGLARASTLIGKEKAQNPGNVFALEMGDINEGPLFFFYKGLAEIRGLNLAGIDIATLGNHEFDLGPSVLEDLMRYARFPFTVANLHTDLPAFQNLYHPYVIKDAANGLKIGFFGLIAPELFSVTKGSRGFRVGQDLKEEAQHMVKILHEEQCDIIVAMTHVGIYADRAIAQAVEGIHIITGGHSHTLLETPEIITGPNGWKTMVSHGGSMGRYIGIATVAVKNGKLDEGNSSWKARELTSDIPMDKRVAWLINPFQEKLDEKLGEPIGIMTQDADATKAAVRGKEAPLGNFIADSLRWNGQTQIGLMNGGSIRGDKVYPAGEISYKTLYEMLPYGNTLVRIDLTGEQIRDILEVSASALIREGDGYDGNLRTPTGGFLQVSGLKVSYDLKKKPALINNDGDLLENGDRVVEVMVENDDGTWAPLNPGTVYSVTTTDWLAPGGDKYYVFKMAAPTAYSMQVGDVESLAQYIRHLGEIKLQSEERITILQ, encoded by the coding sequence ATGAGGAAAAAAATTGTCAGAGGGCTTATAGCGTGTTGTCTTCTCCTCATCCTCTCTGCAGGTGCTCTAGCCGTTGACGGCTCCATTACTCTTATGACCCTTAATGATATCCATAGCCACATCTATCCTTACACAATCAGCAAAGAAGTGAAGGGGGAAAAAGTTAAGGTTGAAGTAGGCGGACTTGCTCGCGCTTCCACTCTTATAGGCAAAGAAAAGGCCCAAAATCCCGGCAATGTCTTTGCTTTGGAAATGGGTGATATCAATGAAGGGCCGCTTTTCTTTTTCTACAAAGGACTTGCTGAGATCAGAGGGCTTAACCTGGCTGGCATTGATATTGCCACTTTAGGAAATCATGAATTCGATCTCGGCCCTTCAGTGCTTGAGGACTTGATGAGATATGCGCGGTTCCCCTTTACCGTAGCGAATCTTCATACAGACCTTCCCGCTTTTCAAAACCTTTATCACCCATACGTCATCAAAGACGCTGCCAATGGGCTGAAGATCGGTTTCTTCGGTCTCATCGCCCCTGAACTTTTCTCTGTCACCAAGGGCAGCCGCGGTTTCCGTGTAGGTCAGGATCTCAAGGAAGAGGCCCAACACATGGTAAAGATCCTTCATGAGGAGCAATGCGATATCATTGTCGCTATGACCCATGTGGGCATCTACGCAGATCGGGCCATCGCCCAGGCAGTAGAAGGCATCCATATCATCACAGGCGGCCATTCCCACACACTTCTTGAAACTCCTGAGATAATAACGGGACCCAATGGGTGGAAAACAATGGTCTCCCATGGCGGTTCAATGGGCAGGTATATAGGCATCGCCACAGTAGCAGTGAAAAATGGCAAGCTTGATGAAGGCAATTCTTCATGGAAAGCGCGGGAGCTCACCAGCGACATCCCCATGGATAAGCGTGTCGCATGGCTCATTAACCCTTTCCAGGAAAAGCTTGATGAAAAACTCGGCGAGCCTATAGGGATCATGACGCAGGATGCTGACGCCACAAAGGCAGCGGTAAGGGGAAAGGAAGCCCCTCTTGGGAATTTTATCGCCGATTCCCTCCGCTGGAATGGTCAGACCCAGATAGGGCTTATGAACGGAGGAAGCATCCGCGGCGATAAGGTATACCCCGCCGGAGAAATCTCATACAAAACCCTTTACGAAATGTTACCCTACGGAAACACCCTTGTTCGAATTGATCTCACTGGGGAGCAAATCCGAGACATTTTAGAAGTATCCGCCTCCGCCCTCATTCGTGAGGGAGATGGGTATGATGGAAACCTTCGAACCCCTACCGGCGGATTCTTACAGGTATCGGGTTTGAAGGTCTCATACGATCTCAAGAAAAAACCCGCTCTGATCAATAACGATGGGGATCTTTTGGAGAATGGGGATCGGGTTGTTGAGGTTATGGTTGAGAACGATGACGGAACATGGGCCCCACTCAACCCTGGCACAGTCTACTCAGTGACGACTACCGACTGGCTTGCTCCAGGGGGCGATAAATATTACGTATTTAAGATGGCGGCTCCCACAGCCTATAGCATGCAGGTAGGGGATGTAGAAAGTTTGGCCCAATATATCCGCCATCTAGGGGAAATAAAGCTTCAATCTGAGGAACGCATTACTATTCTCCAGTAA
- a CDS encoding uracil-DNA glycosylase, whose translation MDAFSLRQRIEVCEKCELCGMRQQPVIGEGLAECRVMLVGEAPGATEDETGRPFVGRSGNLLCQLIEEAGLSREFFFITNMVKCRPPENRKPTKDELDACRPFLEEQIRLLSPLLIVTAGNTPTQWFLNTRKGVTALRGQYYPWDFEGRKIKIRPLFHPSYLLRNRSREKGRPLHQTLCDLREIASFLK comes from the coding sequence ATGGATGCCTTTTCTTTGCGACAACGTATAGAAGTTTGTGAGAAATGTGAATTATGCGGAATGAGACAGCAGCCTGTTATCGGTGAAGGCTTGGCGGAGTGCAGGGTTATGCTTGTGGGGGAAGCTCCTGGCGCTACAGAAGATGAAACGGGGCGCCCCTTCGTGGGACGGTCAGGGAATCTCCTGTGCCAGCTTATTGAAGAAGCAGGCCTTTCTCGAGAATTCTTTTTCATTACCAATATGGTTAAGTGCCGCCCACCGGAAAATCGAAAACCTACAAAGGATGAGCTGGATGCCTGCCGCCCTTTTTTGGAAGAACAGATACGCCTCCTTTCCCCGTTATTGATTGTAACGGCAGGCAATACGCCCACCCAGTGGTTTCTCAACACGAGGAAAGGGGTTACAGCCCTGCGGGGGCAATATTATCCCTGGGATTTTGAAGGGAGGAAAATAAAGATCCGCCCCCTCTTTCATCCAAGTTATCTGTTGCGGAACAGATCGAGGGAAAAGGGGCGTCCTCTCCATCAGACCCTTTGTGATCTGCGAGAAATAGCTTCCTTTTTGAAATAG
- a CDS encoding lipoate--protein ligase — protein MYYIENICTDPRYNLALEEYVYSLLSTYKEKFMLLWRNSPSIIVGRFQNTAAEVNEPFVRENNLHVIRRITGGGAVYHDLGNLNYTFAVPNDSDNPFDFQKHSQPIVDVLQSLGVYAEFNSRNDLAINGLKFSGNAQHMDKKRLLHHGTLLFNSDLEKLSLALKVSEDKFQSKAAKSVKSRVTNILQWLPRPMSIEAFKDAILRQMDKKEGFKPYFLSQDDRKNIERLIEEKYSTWSWNWGRSPEFTEKKSRRFNAGKVEACFNIKDGVITGCRFFGDFFGDENLNIFEGHLLHCLYEEKALRKRLASIDTEKYFASIPKEELVSFICG, from the coding sequence ATGTACTATATAGAGAACATTTGCACAGACCCGCGGTACAACCTTGCTCTTGAAGAATATGTTTACTCTCTTCTCTCAACGTACAAAGAGAAATTTATGCTGCTATGGCGAAATAGCCCATCAATTATCGTCGGGCGCTTTCAAAATACAGCGGCAGAGGTCAATGAGCCTTTTGTAAGGGAAAACAATCTTCACGTCATTCGCCGCATCACCGGAGGGGGAGCTGTCTATCATGATCTTGGAAATCTCAACTACACCTTTGCCGTACCTAACGATTCAGACAATCCCTTCGATTTTCAAAAGCACTCCCAGCCGATCGTAGATGTGCTGCAAAGCCTTGGGGTATATGCTGAATTCAACAGCCGGAATGACCTGGCCATCAATGGTCTAAAGTTCTCTGGAAATGCCCAGCATATGGATAAAAAAAGGCTTCTTCATCATGGAACCCTTCTCTTTAATTCAGACCTGGAGAAGCTCTCTTTAGCATTGAAAGTTTCAGAAGATAAATTCCAGTCTAAAGCCGCTAAATCAGTAAAAAGCCGAGTTACCAATATTCTTCAGTGGCTTCCCCGCCCTATGAGTATTGAAGCCTTTAAAGATGCAATTCTTCGCCAGATGGATAAAAAGGAGGGTTTCAAGCCCTACTTTCTCTCACAAGACGACCGTAAAAACATTGAAAGGCTCATTGAAGAAAAATACAGTACATGGAGCTGGAATTGGGGAAGATCCCCTGAATTTACAGAAAAAAAGAGCCGGCGTTTCAATGCCGGCAAAGTGGAGGCCTGCTTTAACATAAAAGACGGGGTTATAACAGGCTGTCGTTTTTTCGGAGATTTCTTTGGCGACGAGAACCTTAATATTTTCGAAGGTCATCTTTTACATTGCCTCTATGAAGAAAAGGCCCTGAGAAAAAGGCTCGCTTCCATTGATACTGAAAAATATTTCGCCTCCATACCCAAAGAAGAGCTTGTTTCTTTCATTTGTGGCTAA